From Candidatus Acidulodesulfobacterium acidiphilum, the proteins below share one genomic window:
- the traL gene encoding type IV conjugative transfer system protein TraL: MLRWAPVWRELLSKEVSVEFKRIPKYIDAPIQFLWWEMQEGIIILLLTFGSIIIFHQAIFGALIGVVIAAKYAKFKEENIKGYFTHFSYWFGYLNVKKNIKAYQKFIIR; this comes from the coding sequence TTGCTTCGATGGGCGCCAGTTTGGCGGGAGCTGTTATCTAAGGAGGTAAGCGTGGAATTTAAAAGAATACCTAAATACATAGACGCCCCTATCCAATTTCTCTGGTGGGAAATGCAGGAAGGAATAATAATACTTTTGCTTACTTTCGGCAGTATTATTATTTTTCATCAGGCTATTTTCGGGGCTCTCATAGGAGTCGTAATAGCGGCTAAATACGCAAAATTTAAAGAGGAAAATATCAAAGGGTATTTTACCCATTTTTCGTACTGGTTCGGCTATTTAAACGTAAAAAAAAATATAAAAGCGTATCAAAAATTTATCATCAGGTAA
- a CDS encoding RusA family crossover junction endodeoxyribonuclease, giving the protein MYSENQKNQIVIDLPFVAPSLNEFYANSNPYFRSSIVKRLKNDVQWFLLSKGFKQKCFPFGRSKVDIFVTVCFADKKHRDVDNYFPKPIIDALKGFLIIDDDERYINSCSVQIKLGCGEKKTVLQISRT; this is encoded by the coding sequence ATGTATAGCGAAAATCAAAAAAATCAAATAGTCATTGATTTGCCTTTCGTGGCGCCATCTCTAAACGAGTTCTACGCAAATTCGAATCCGTATTTTAGGAGTTCCATTGTTAAGCGTCTAAAAAACGATGTCCAGTGGTTTCTATTATCGAAAGGCTTTAAGCAAAAATGCTTTCCGTTCGGCAGAAGCAAAGTAGATATTTTTGTCACGGTTTGCTTTGCGGATAAAAAACATAGAGATGTCGATAATTATTTTCCTAAACCTATTATAGACGCTCTAAAAGGATTTTTAATCATCGACGATGATGAAAGGTATATTAATTCTTGTTCCGTGCAAATAAAGCTCGGTTGCGGGGAGAAAAAGACGGTTTTGCAAATAAGCAGAACCTAA
- a CDS encoding TlpA family protein disulfide reductase gives MDSYQKLVCKIISENPGITFTALQSKSKFSKEVLSDIVDSLTKEHYIYQHYKNFYLVRKKNTIQRSYFKTALSLIVLFLAFFALSQKSYAYTPKAPNIRGNVFNPKLSGYKYIDLNKIHKKVIILNFWATWCPPCRAELPMLNRFYKRNKKNVLIIGINVNVLKNGVKNFVEQFDDGLTYPIVHANILELQDYGGINEVPQSFFIMHHKIVFHWTGQLTSGLLNAVVQKILRFEAK, from the coding sequence GTGGATAGTTATCAAAAATTAGTTTGCAAGATTATATCGGAAAATCCGGGTATTACTTTTACGGCATTACAGTCGAAGTCAAAATTTTCTAAAGAGGTTTTATCGGATATTGTAGATTCCTTAACGAAAGAACATTATATATATCAACATTATAAAAATTTTTATTTGGTCCGTAAAAAAAATACTATACAAAGAAGTTATTTTAAGACTGCTCTTTCGTTAATTGTTTTATTTCTCGCCTTTTTTGCTTTATCTCAAAAATCCTACGCTTATACGCCAAAGGCTCCAAATATAAGAGGCAACGTGTTTAACCCTAAACTTTCCGGATATAAATATATCGATTTAAACAAAATCCATAAAAAAGTAATTATATTAAATTTTTGGGCTACTTGGTGTCCGCCTTGCCGGGCGGAATTGCCTATGCTTAATAGATTTTATAAAAGAAATAAAAAGAACGTATTGATAATAGGCATAAACGTAAACGTCCTTAAAAACGGAGTCAAAAACTTCGTCGAACAGTTTGACGACGGCTTAACTTATCCTATAGTCCACGCAAATATTTTGGAATTGCAAGACTACGGCGGAATAAACGAAGTTCCTCAATCGTTTTTTATAATGCACCATAAAATAGTTTTTCATTGGACGGGACAGCTTACAAGCGGTTTGCTTAACGCCGTAGTGCAGAAAATATTGCGTTTTGAAGCAAAATAA
- a CDS encoding DNA cytosine methyltransferase, with product MNLLFNEDNFYRNSSGLIIPKTCLPEKRLIAMDFFSGIGGFSLGLINAGINVIAAAEWDIAAVHTYSINLGAYPLKMIFVEESDRERAEKYFQKMMTKTEDGIVHMEVSGNNRHKVCPAWFEGVKYIFVGDVRKLSSDRIMSELGIKPGELDLMVGSPPCQGFSTLGKRNVLDPRNSLVFEYARFISEMKPKALAMENVPNIVNMVTPDGIPIMDEFCRILEDGGFGVTDALKKSLALTAGVGGALRSASNCNFKKNKQKTVKRRIKNKGEQLNLF from the coding sequence ATGAATTTACTTTTTAACGAAGATAATTTTTATAGAAATTCGTCAGGTTTAATTATTCCAAAAACTTGTTTACCCGAAAAACGTTTGATAGCGATGGATTTCTTTTCGGGCATTGGCGGATTTAGCTTAGGTTTAATCAATGCGGGTATTAACGTAATAGCGGCGGCAGAATGGGACATAGCGGCCGTTCATACATATTCTATAAATTTAGGGGCGTATCCGCTTAAAATGATATTTGTCGAAGAATCCGACAGGGAACGCGCCGAAAAGTATTTTCAAAAAATGATGACTAAAACGGAAGACGGCATCGTTCATATGGAAGTTTCCGGCAATAATCGTCATAAAGTATGCCCCGCGTGGTTTGAAGGGGTTAAATATATATTCGTCGGAGACGTAAGGAAATTGTCGTCGGATAGGATTATGAGCGAATTAGGAATTAAACCCGGCGAGTTGGATTTAATGGTCGGCTCTCCACCGTGTCAAGGATTTTCGACTCTTGGAAAACGCAACGTATTGGATCCCAGAAATAGTTTGGTTTTTGAATATGCAAGGTTTATATCCGAGATGAAGCCTAAAGCTTTGGCTATGGAAAACGTTCCTAATATCGTAAATATGGTTACCCCTGACGGAATTCCTATAATGGACGAGTTTTGCAGAATTTTAGAAGACGGCGGATTTGGCGTTACGGATGCACTTAAGAAATCGCTTGCTTTAACCGCGGGCGTCGGCGGCGCTTTAAGAAGTGCAAGTAACTGTAATTTTAAGAAAAATAAGCAAAAAACAGTTAAAAGAAGAATAAAAAATAAAGGAGAACAGTTAAATTTGTTTTAA
- a CDS encoding conjugal transfer protein TraG yields MQPLLKDTASKYTHISEVLPYSWYKEDERIYIHNDGIAGSILELSPSIVAADTTAFESILDMLVPGAIIQFMLYGSPNITNELDIFASQKERAKEEPLYGALIKNYVDFLDNKTKDKINNLMETKLKNHRLFISITMEKSLDRLSMITESIENILSTKGYYPRNVKPSEFQALVYEILNMNHDFRDIPEYDDRVPLARQMLAPDTLIDTRNKKYVISDGVYWASLEPVHLPNETNIWMFSSRLGDYLTPNVDKQQFYTPFIITASFAMISNKKAAGIKGRQSATMAQDMPANLFPRHNKKKADALHTVKKIEEKQKLVQFSLNVLVSGKNEKEVKRSVDTVKSYWDSGAPQQRIKLGHVARIVPVNFFSSLPMAMNSEYYTITENYITLFTDEAAQFIPSEADWAGTKTPTIPLISRRGQLMEFDLFDSPDNYNGYIVATSGAGKSVFINYLTLMYLSRGDTVFTFDIGRSYEKLCESIGGQWIEFNLNNPISINPFSEIKTQKDFEENWEYLRDFIYFIGASLSKDYSDQVEKLIKSYIDGALTELWNEYKEKLEITHISEWFFGSEDRELKNFGQQLKPYTATGIYGKFFTGKSSIDFTKPYVVMELDTIENMQELRDAVIMIMIFHLTNKTYHGGISKSRVICFIDEAHKFLGTSHKIDIFIEQAYRRFRKHGASIVIATQGFDDIYSVNEKSISRAGRVIINSSSWKFFLKQTEESINALKLSQLISFSEMDYHVLRSVSNFKPYHSEVFINTPFGVKVVARIMVDRFMYYLFTTFMEDKLRLKKYTDKGLSMVQAIESVIAEDNAKEKNKN; encoded by the coding sequence ATGCAGCCGTTGCTAAAAGATACAGCTTCAAAATATACGCATATTTCCGAAGTATTGCCGTATTCATGGTATAAAGAAGACGAGCGTATTTATATTCATAATGACGGAATAGCGGGAAGCATACTTGAATTATCCCCCTCTATAGTAGCGGCGGATACTACCGCTTTTGAATCCATTTTAGATATGCTCGTCCCCGGTGCCATAATACAGTTTATGTTATACGGCTCCCCTAATATTACAAACGAACTTGATATATTCGCCTCGCAAAAAGAAAGGGCAAAAGAAGAACCTTTATACGGCGCTCTTATAAAAAACTACGTCGATTTTTTGGATAATAAGACGAAGGATAAAATCAACAATCTTATGGAAACGAAGCTTAAAAACCACAGGCTTTTTATTTCTATTACTATGGAAAAAAGCCTCGACAGGCTTAGTATGATTACCGAATCCATAGAAAATATTTTAAGTACTAAAGGCTATTATCCGAGAAACGTAAAACCTTCCGAATTTCAAGCTTTAGTTTATGAAATTTTGAACATGAACCACGACTTCAGGGATATACCGGAATACGACGACAGAGTGCCTCTTGCAAGGCAAATGCTTGCCCCCGATACTTTAATAGATACGAGAAATAAAAAATACGTTATATCGGACGGCGTTTACTGGGCTTCTTTAGAACCGGTGCATCTGCCTAACGAAACAAACATCTGGATGTTTTCTTCGAGGTTGGGCGATTATTTGACTCCGAACGTCGATAAGCAGCAATTTTATACGCCTTTTATAATAACTGCTTCTTTTGCCATGATTTCAAATAAAAAAGCGGCGGGTATTAAAGGCAGGCAGTCTGCTACAATGGCTCAGGATATGCCTGCAAATTTATTTCCAAGACATAATAAGAAGAAAGCGGATGCTTTACATACTGTAAAGAAAATAGAAGAGAAACAAAAACTCGTTCAGTTTTCACTGAACGTGCTTGTTTCGGGAAAAAACGAAAAAGAGGTAAAAAGAAGCGTAGATACGGTAAAGTCCTATTGGGACTCCGGGGCGCCGCAGCAAAGAATTAAGCTCGGACACGTCGCAAGAATAGTCCCCGTCAATTTCTTTTCGTCATTGCCTATGGCAATGAACAGCGAATATTATACTATTACGGAAAATTACATAACGCTTTTCACCGACGAAGCGGCGCAGTTTATACCTTCAGAAGCCGACTGGGCGGGGACTAAGACGCCGACGATCCCTTTAATATCGAGAAGGGGACAGTTAATGGAGTTTGATTTATTCGATTCTCCTGACAATTACAACGGATATATAGTCGCTACGTCCGGCGCCGGTAAATCCGTATTTATAAACTATTTAACGCTTATGTATCTTTCAAGGGGCGATACGGTTTTTACGTTCGATATAGGGCGTTCTTACGAAAAGCTTTGCGAATCAATAGGCGGACAGTGGATAGAATTTAACCTTAATAATCCTATATCGATAAACCCCTTTTCCGAAATAAAAACGCAGAAAGATTTTGAGGAGAACTGGGAATATCTGAGGGATTTTATTTATTTTATAGGCGCTTCGCTCTCAAAAGACTATTCCGACCAAGTGGAAAAATTAATAAAGTCATATATCGACGGCGCATTGACGGAGCTTTGGAACGAGTATAAAGAAAAACTCGAAATAACGCATATATCTGAATGGTTTTTTGGCAGCGAAGACAGGGAGTTAAAGAACTTTGGGCAGCAGCTTAAACCTTATACCGCTACCGGAATTTACGGCAAGTTTTTTACCGGAAAATCTTCTATAGATTTTACTAAGCCTTACGTCGTTATGGAACTTGATACTATCGAAAATATGCAGGAATTAAGAGACGCCGTTATTATGATTATGATATTTCATTTAACGAATAAAACTTATCACGGCGGTATTTCTAAATCAAGAGTAATATGCTTTATCGACGAAGCGCATAAATTTTTAGGCACGTCTCATAAGATTGATATTTTTATAGAACAGGCGTACAGGCGTTTCAGAAAGCACGGAGCTTCTATAGTTATAGCTACTCAGGGCTTTGACGATATTTATTCGGTAAACGAAAAATCTATATCAAGAGCCGGCAGGGTTATTATAAACTCAAGCTCTTGGAAATTCTTTTTAAAACAGACGGAAGAATCTATTAACGCTTTAAAACTTTCTCAATTAATAAGTTTTTCCGAAATGGATTATCACGTTTTAAGGTCGGTTTCTAATTTTAAGCCTTATCATTCCGAAGTTTTTATTAATACGCCTTTCGGCGTAAAAGTAGTGGCAAGGATAATGGTTGATAGGTTTATGTATTATCTGTTTACTACGTTCATGGAAGACAAGTTAAGACTTAAGAAATATACCGATAAGGGGCTAAGCATGGTTCAGGCGATAGAGTCGGTTATAGCCGAAGACAATGCAAAAGAAAAAAATAAAAATTAA
- a CDS encoding heavy metal-binding domain-containing protein — MQLSSTKLENVKEVKGIVRGTAIYSEKFIDSFKSSYEVKKGGFLDVFANSTDETIKEAIEKMTANASDNGANAVEGIRIDVQNIVSNSNDYITAVTVYGTAVVV, encoded by the coding sequence ATGCAATTATCGAGCACAAAATTAGAAAACGTAAAAGAAGTAAAAGGCATTGTCAGAGGAACGGCAATTTATTCGGAAAAGTTTATTGACTCATTTAAAAGTTCCTACGAAGTCAAAAAAGGCGGGTTTCTTGATGTGTTTGCAAATTCGACGGATGAGACTATCAAAGAAGCGATAGAAAAAATGACGGCAAATGCCAGCGATAATGGGGCAAACGCTGTAGAAGGCATAAGAATCGACGTGCAGAATATCGTTTCAAACAGTAACGATTACATAACGGCGGTCACGGTTTACGGAACGGCAGTTGTTGTATAA
- a CDS encoding GGDEF domain-containing protein, producing MDFGVYSLIFVLLSGFNFFISYDVYNFAINIKKEFSKTEKKIARLKDTAEKDHLTGANNRRTFDKYLEEVYKESQVSNEPFFVVFFDIDHFKKFNDTYGHEAGDKVLKIFAQTINKNIRKNSDVFFRYGGEEFVLVSSNHIRNSLQEARFLTKKLKDAVEKIRIPDLPKITCSMGVGFFDSGKSKEEILKEADNNVYLAKENGRNRIYITKDIAVV from the coding sequence ATGGATTTCGGCGTATATTCTTTAATTTTTGTATTATTGTCGGGTTTTAATTTTTTTATCTCGTATGATGTTTATAACTTCGCTATAAATATAAAAAAAGAATTCAGTAAGACTGAGAAAAAAATTGCAAGATTAAAAGATACGGCGGAAAAAGACCACTTGACCGGAGCGAATAACAGAAGAACATTCGATAAATATTTAGAAGAAGTTTATAAAGAATCTCAAGTTAGCAACGAGCCTTTTTTTGTAGTTTTTTTCGATATAGATCATTTCAAGAAATTTAACGATACATATGGACATGAGGCGGGAGATAAAGTGCTTAAAATATTTGCGCAGACTATAAATAAAAATATAAGGAAAAACAGCGATGTATTTTTCAGATATGGTGGCGAAGAATTTGTTTTGGTGTCGTCTAATCATATAAGGAACTCATTACAGGAGGCAAGGTTTTTAACAAAGAAATTAAAAGACGCCGTAGAAAAGATAAGAATACCGGATTTACCGAAAATAACCTGCTCAATGGGCGTGGGTTTTTTTGACAGCGGTAAATCAAAAGAGGAAATACTAAAAGAAGCGGATAATAACGTCTATTTAGCAAAAGAAAATGGAAGGAATAGGATATACATTACGAAAGATATAGCAGTTGTTTGA
- a CDS encoding conjugal transfer protein TraG, producing the protein MYTVYAFGNGYLLYGMFQAIALFFKNNNIGVLFTILALIAAIYYAIRVTIYHQHSLLSTAKYVIVFSIILTGLVYNQTTVIINDVSNPAAPTNAQPISNVPWGIAVLWSDFTTIQYGLAKDFTNDFSVPAGDNMLSEGLGVSIIQQADSATISTSNSYLYQDYNQYISNCVAPGISAGYLDVSELLGAGDATDTASQTYNSNAANSIWTVMSTYTSNTATGGGGNLLTEWYSGSSPTSVTETASGQSDPGGTTTTCSQETTWLQTAVQDYITNNAGPAIAGGLQMASFSDLSNAIGAVNPYIFNMQQGGQAQLMQAIGVNMYAPAILKMAQASDSNASSLAVATGTGVTSTKTGMMESGILAGKYMPIVFGIFEAILLGASVIIFILILTHMGVSYLKLLFQLMIMITIWPSLTAIFNYITQLIIQAQYQPIAGLGYSVSGSGTVNSFLATSLSWMGYFSWSVPMVAYMIASGSSYAVASVVGGMDSAISKNASVKGAEAGLGNMTAGQIKDNIYLANGTNVTNVQNTGYRARNFTNEHGANTGEQIIDGMKVNTYENGGHEYASVQAGSGATATLEKGSDGWGFTNVSSNMSANERKALETDIKTNLTHEERELNSRSQSVTKASDSIINRYNKYEASQGNTSTSGHIQTVKVFNSTKNGQNTTTAHNTTTGKNGTVGLEIDGIGGAVTTGSSHSVNSAHTTATASGVARNTGTLHQDLATIASKHIAGISNDARHELSQVNRLEQTESKIKDLKQELGEVQTGTMGVTGGVTPAFLNATHTGKGGLSNFVGQFSNFVTDSKHLSTMAPVLQQMANFGDKSAMIPGVNAGINAGGKVLHSATSSVPTNISGQVKHAQGVINGNFNNNGGNYVNLNNAASNAYNLPLPSIGSVGEPTGATSHWVNKEANPAAMQFLQNNDPFAPGFNGGKKDFINTGVDQGLGIVDGVAVSTVGVFSQSGAGYLYNQFKQGGKNLSNPGAFNEGLNLTSYGDINLNSFNNSINTGFNIAKGQMVHPFGLTAPGQH; encoded by the coding sequence ATGTATACGGTTTACGCTTTCGGAAACGGCTATCTGCTTTACGGAATGTTTCAGGCGATAGCCTTGTTTTTTAAAAATAATAATATCGGGGTTCTGTTTACTATATTGGCTTTAATAGCGGCGATTTATTATGCTATCAGGGTTACTATCTATCATCAGCATTCGCTACTTTCTACGGCTAAATACGTTATAGTTTTCAGTATAATACTAACGGGGCTCGTTTATAATCAGACTACCGTAATTATTAACGATGTTTCAAATCCCGCGGCTCCTACAAACGCCCAACCTATAAGTAACGTTCCTTGGGGAATAGCGGTTTTATGGTCGGATTTTACGACTATTCAATACGGGCTTGCCAAAGATTTTACTAATGATTTTTCAGTTCCTGCCGGAGATAATATGCTGTCCGAAGGTTTAGGCGTTTCCATAATTCAGCAGGCGGACAGCGCCACTATTTCGACGTCTAATTCCTATCTTTATCAGGATTATAACCAGTATATTTCAAACTGCGTAGCGCCGGGAATATCCGCCGGATATTTAGACGTTTCCGAACTTTTGGGAGCCGGAGACGCAACCGATACCGCGTCCCAAACTTATAACTCTAACGCCGCAAACAGCATTTGGACGGTTATGAGCACTTACACGTCTAATACCGCAACCGGCGGGGGCGGCAATCTGCTTACGGAATGGTATTCAGGTAGTTCCCCAACTTCCGTTACCGAAACGGCTTCGGGTCAAAGCGATCCCGGCGGAACGACAACCACTTGTTCTCAGGAAACTACTTGGCTTCAAACTGCCGTTCAGGATTATATAACAAATAACGCAGGTCCGGCTATAGCGGGCGGTTTACAAATGGCTTCCTTTTCCGACCTGTCAAATGCCATAGGCGCGGTTAATCCTTATATATTTAATATGCAGCAGGGCGGTCAGGCTCAGCTTATGCAGGCGATAGGCGTCAATATGTATGCTCCCGCAATTTTAAAAATGGCTCAGGCGTCCGATTCAAACGCTTCTTCTTTGGCCGTAGCAACCGGAACGGGGGTAACATCTACTAAAACGGGCATGATGGAGTCCGGCATACTTGCGGGCAAATATATGCCGATAGTTTTCGGCATATTCGAAGCGATTTTACTCGGCGCTTCCGTTATTATTTTTATTCTTATTTTAACGCATATGGGCGTGTCATACCTTAAGCTCTTATTTCAGCTTATGATTATGATTACGATTTGGCCGTCTTTGACCGCAATATTTAATTATATAACGCAGCTTATAATTCAAGCGCAGTATCAACCTATTGCAGGTTTAGGCTATTCCGTTTCCGGAAGTGGAACGGTAAATTCTTTCCTTGCTACATCCTTGTCTTGGATGGGTTATTTCTCATGGTCGGTTCCAATGGTTGCCTATATGATAGCCTCAGGTTCCAGTTACGCCGTCGCAAGCGTAGTCGGCGGAATGGACAGCGCCATATCTAAAAACGCTTCGGTTAAAGGAGCAGAAGCAGGATTAGGCAATATGACGGCGGGGCAGATTAAAGATAATATCTATCTTGCTAATGGGACGAATGTCACGAACGTTCAAAATACGGGATATAGGGCAAGAAATTTTACAAACGAGCACGGCGCAAATACAGGAGAGCAGATAATCGACGGTATGAAAGTAAATACCTATGAAAACGGAGGACATGAATATGCGTCCGTCCAGGCGGGAAGTGGTGCTACTGCTACATTGGAAAAAGGTTCTGACGGATGGGGCTTTACAAACGTTTCTAGCAATATGAGCGCTAACGAGAGAAAAGCATTAGAAACAGATATTAAAACCAACTTAACGCATGAAGAAAGAGAATTGAACAGCAGATCTCAGTCTGTTACTAAAGCTTCCGACAGCATTATAAACAGATATAATAAATATGAAGCTTCGCAAGGCAATACCTCTACTTCAGGACATATTCAAACCGTTAAGGTTTTTAATTCAACGAAGAACGGACAAAATACGACGACGGCGCATAATACTACTACTGGAAAAAATGGTACTGTAGGATTAGAAATAGATGGCATAGGAGGTGCTGTAACTACTGGAAGCAGCCATTCCGTTAATTCGGCTCATACGACGGCAACGGCTTCCGGCGTTGCTCGGAATACAGGCACGCTGCATCAAGATTTAGCGACTATAGCAAGCAAACATATTGCTGGTATTAGTAACGATGCAAGACATGAGTTAAGCCAAGTTAATAGATTAGAACAAACGGAGTCTAAAATTAAGGATTTAAAGCAGGAACTTGGAGAAGTGCAAACTGGAACGATGGGGGTTACGGGAGGCGTAACGCCGGCATTTTTAAACGCCACACATACGGGTAAAGGCGGTCTCTCCAATTTTGTCGGACAGTTTTCAAATTTTGTTACCGATTCTAAACATTTATCGACTATGGCTCCAGTATTGCAGCAAATGGCAAATTTTGGAGATAAAAGCGCAATGATTCCTGGAGTTAATGCTGGCATCAATGCAGGAGGAAAAGTTCTTCATTCGGCGACATCTTCGGTTCCTACAAATATATCTGGTCAGGTAAAACATGCTCAAGGCGTAATTAACGGCAATTTTAACAATAACGGCGGCAATTATGTTAATTTAAATAATGCGGCGAGTAATGCTTATAATCTTCCGTTGCCAAGTATAGGCTCAGTAGGCGAACCGACGGGGGCTACGAGTCATTGGGTTAATAAAGAAGCAAATCCGGCGGCAATGCAGTTTTTACAAAACAATGATCCGTTTGCGCCAGGTTTTAACGGGGGCAAAAAAGATTTTATTAATACAGGAGTTGATCAGGGATTAGGAATAGTTGACGGAGTCGCTGTTTCAACCGTAGGTGTTTTTTCTCAGTCGGGCGCTGGTTATTTATATAATCAATTTAAACAAGGCGGAAAAAATTTATCTAACCCAGGAGCGTTTAACGAAGGACTTAACTTAACGAGTTATGGTGATATTAATCTTAATAGTTTCAATAATAGTATTAATACCGGATTTAATATTGCGAAAGGACAAATGGTTCATCCTTTTGGATTAACGGCGCCAGGTCAACATTAA